Proteins encoded by one window of Yersinia massiliensis:
- the ilvL gene encoding ilv operon leader peptide — MKAIVQVINLVLISVVVIIIPPCGAALGRRKA; from the coding sequence ATGAAAGCAATTGTCCAAGTGATTAACCTAGTCCTAATTAGCGTGGTGGTGATTATTATCCCACCGTGCGGGGCTGCACTTGGACGAAGAAAGGCATAA